GCGCTTTTGGCGCATCAGTTTATAATCCTAGATAAGCTTTTCTGACATGGTCACTCTGGAGAAGCTCTGCGCAGTCCCCTTCCAGGCATAGATGACCGTTTTCCAGCACATAGGCCCGGTCGGCGATTTCCAGGGTGTGCTTAACATTTTGCTCGATCAACAAGATGGTAATCCCCTGGTCGCGGAGCTGCTGGATGATGCGGAACATTTCGGCCACCAACAAGGGGGCCAAACCATAAGAAGGCTCGTCAAAAAGGCACAACCGTGGCTTTGACATCAAGGCCCGGCCGATGGCCAGCATTTGATGTTCGCCCCCACTTAAGGTGCGGGCTAATTGCCGCTCCCTTTCCTTGAGATTGGGAAAAACTTGATAAACCTGCGCAAATGTTTCCTCCTTTTGTTTCCAGGCGTGGAGGGGATACGCCCCCATATCTAAATTTTCCCGCACCGTCATATCGGGAAATATCCTTCCGCCTTGGGGGACATGCGAAATGCCCAGTTCCACGATGGCATGCGAGGGGAGATTATCTATCCGCTGGCCGAGGAACATCACCTGCCCTGAAGCCGGCCGCAGTAAACCGGATATTGTATTAACCAGGGTTGTTTTTCCGGCCCCATTTGAGCCAACCAGGGCCACGATTTCGGCCTCATTGACTTCTAAACAAACATCCCAAAGTGCTTGCACCTTACCATAAAGGGTATCTACATTACATACTTCCAGCATACGCCTACTCTCCTAAGTATACTTCCACCACTCTTTTGCTGGTGGCAATTTCCTGGGGGGGACCTTCGGCAATTTTCTCGCCGTGGTGGAGGACTATAATGCGGTCGCAGATGCTCATAATGGCCTTCATTACGTGTTCAACCATGAAAATAGTAATCCCCCTATCCCGCATCATGGTTACCGCCTCCATCGCCTGGCCTACCTCGGTGGGGTTTAGGCCGGCCATCAACTCATCAAGCAGCAATAAGTCTGGCTTGGTGGCCAAGGCTCTGGCCACTTCAAGTCGCTTCTGATTAGCCAGGGTCAAGTCTTTGGCCGGGGTCGCGCGCATGGCCGACAACCCCACAAATTCTAATAATTCCGTAGCTTCCCTGGCGGCGTCGGCGGCTGACATCCCGGTTGGCGCGCCGAATAACGCCCCCATTAATACATTGTCAAGCACTGACAGATGGGTGAAGACTTTAACCGACTGAAACGTTCTGGCCAGGCCCATCCGGCAGATTTGATGCGGCCTTAAGTCAGTAATGTTTTCACCTTTAAATTTGATGGTGCCTTTTTTAGAAACAAGCGCAGACGATATTAAATTAAACAGTGTTGTTTTTCCGGCCCCATTGGGGCCAATCAGCCCCACAATTTCGCCCTGGTCAACGTGAAAGTTGACATTTGATACTGCGGCTAATCCGCCGAAATGTTTGGTTATCCCTTCACCTTCAAGTATTGGCATATTGTTCTCCTGAATTTCTTTTTATCCCGTTTGCTGCGGAGACTTTTTTTAACCCGAAGAGCTTGACTCTTGCGCAACGGTTTCAGTTTCACTCACAGGGGGACTGATTTCTTTTTTTACTGATAGGCGCGTCCGTCCCTTTTGGACCAACCCTACCAGTCCATCGGGTAGGTATAAAATGGCCACAATTAATATAATGCCAAAAATGAGCATATAGTGGTAGGGAAACCGGGTGATCAGAATCTCTTCCAGGTAGGTAAAAATAACTGCGCCTAAAACAGGGCCGTAAGGCTGCCCCAGTCCGCCAAAGATAGCCATCAAAACCGGCATAAACGAAAAGAGCGGGTTAAAGGAGATGTAGGGGTCAATATACGTCCAGCGGGTGGCCATAATAGACCCGGCAGCGCCGATGAATAAGGCGCTGATGGCAAAGGTGATTACCTTCACCAGGGTTACATTGACGCCGATGTGCGCCGCCGCCTCCTCGTTCTGCCCAATACTTTGCAAGGCTAATCCATATTTAGAGCGTCTGATCAAGTAGGCGGTCAACATTAATATCACCAAAATAATGAACATAACATAATAAATGGTATTGTTATCAACCAAGATAACAAAGCGACCGCGCGTGCCTGTCATATTAATTTCATACCAGAGCAGAAGATGTTTGATAAGCTCAACCAGCCCAAAGGTGAATATGGCAAAATAGATACCTTTCAACCTCAGCGTCAATGCGCCAACGAGCAAGGCCAGACAAAAACTGACCAGGCCGCCACAAATGACAACCAACGGTAAAGGTAACTTCATCCCCAAGATAGCCGAAGTATAGATGCCGACTCCAAAAAATGCGGCCGTTGCCAGGGAGATGTAGCCGGTAGGACCGGAAAACATAACCCAGCTCACGGTCAGAACGATATACATTAAGATGCTGGTTAATAGGATCACGGTATAGATTGAAGCATAGAGTGGTGAAGTTCCTAACAGAACCAGGATGATAAGCAGCAGCCCCGGTATCCATACCTTTTTTAAGTCAATTTTGCTCATATTCATTTCTCTAGTTCCCCATAATCCCTGTTGGCCTTACCAGCAACAGCAGGATGAAGATGACATAATAGGTAACCAGGGCCAACCCAGGATCGAAATAGGTAACGATGCTACCAACCAGGCCCAGGATGAAACCGCCGATAAAACTGCCGGGGATACTGCCCAATCCACCCAGGACAACCACGATAATGGCGATGATGGTATACTCCATTCCCATCACGCCGTGCACCGGATAGCACATACTGATCAGCATGCCGGCCATGGCCGCCAAAGCTGCGCCAAAACCAAAGCATAAAGCCAGTACCTGGTTGATGTTTACCCCCATCAGGCCCGCAGTGGCCGGGTCTTGGGCTGCCGCCCTGATGGCTTTGCCCATGCGCGTACGGGCCAAAAAGATATAAAAAGCCAGGCCGATGGCTACGGCAAACCCGAGGGTCACCAGGCGGTTAGCGCCAAATAGCGCTCCCCCCAAGTTGACCGGAACGGCCAAATAAGAGTAGCCCCTCATTTCAGGCCCCCAGATTATTAGCGCGATGTTTTGAATGATGAACATCAGGCCAAAAGAAGCCAACATAGAGTTGCTCTCAAAAATACTGGATGAAGTTGACGAAGCTAAAAGGCGTTTGAACAAAGTCCGGTGGATGATAAAACCTAAAATAAAGGCAGCAGGGCCGCAAACAGCCAAGGCTACCAGCGGGTTAAGGCCAAACGCGGTGTATAATGTCCAGGTGGTTAAACCCCCGAGCATAATAAACTCGCCGTGGGAGATATTTAAGACCCGGGCTACACCGTACTGTAGGCTAAGCCCCATGGCAATCAAGGCATAAAGGCCGCCCAGCAGCAACCCGGCAATCACGATGTCCAGGATGGTTACAATCATAATGATAATCCTCTAAGCTGATGATTTAAGGGAGCAGGCAATCCAAACGGCGTCTGTTCTTTACCTTTTTAGACAGCCTGCTCACAGTTTTTAAGGCGCTATGGCCTTATCCCGTTGGCCACTCGGGCTTGGGATACACTAATTCGGCAGTAGCATGCTCTTTAGGCCCGACAACTTCAAACAAGCCATTTATCCATTGACCAATCTCCCCGGTATGGCAATCCTTGGATAGCAGCCCGTTCTCATACCAGGTCTCCCCCAGAACCGTATCGAACTTCTCGGTAGCAAGAATTTCCCTGATTTTTTCTTGGTCTAAGGTCCCGACCTTCTCGATAGCCTGCTTCCAGGTTTCCAGGCCGGCCCAATAGAGCGGATGTCCCCAGGGGTCCTGCACGTCTTCCGGCTTACCGGCCCAGAGCTTATCAGCCAGTGCCTTTGCCGCCTCAGATTGCTTGGGGTTAAAGGAAGTGAAGCCCATAACGCCCTCTACTGCGGGGCCAAATGCGGTATGGTAGAAGCCGAAGTTAATCCCGGGACCGCCGACCCATGCCTTGGGGTTATAGCCAAGTTCCATAGATGTGCCGGTGGCCGGCATGTTTTGGTCCGGGTAGGCAAAGCAGCAGAAGATATCCGCCTCGGATGCTTTAGCATCTTTGATTACTGGTGACAGATCCTTAATGTCGGGGGGGAGGCTTTTGATGCCTACAACTTCGATGCCTTTCTTGGGGAACTCGATACCGCTCACGCCCGAGTACTCAATGCCGTGCAAGTCGGCAATGTAGGTCACGTAGGCTGTCTTCGCTCCCGCCTCTGATAGAATGTCTGCCAGCACCGGAATTTGATACCAATCAGAGAAGCTCAGGGTGACAAACACGTAGGGCAGGCTGGGTAGCATATCCTTGAGGGAGGTAGCGCCACCCTCGGCCGTTATCAGCACATAGCCATATTTATTGGCAATCGGGGCCTGGGCAAAGAGGAAGGCTGTACCGGAGGCAGGCCACAGGAAGTCAACCTTGTCCTCGACAATCAATTTTTCCGTCAGCCGTGTCATGGTGCCCACATCGCTCTTATCATCATAAACTATTAACTCTATGGGCAATTTTTTGCCATATTCCTCAACGTAAACGCCCCCATCGGCATT
This portion of the Anaerolineae bacterium genome encodes:
- a CDS encoding ABC transporter ATP-binding protein yields the protein MLEVCNVDTLYGKVQALWDVCLEVNEAEIVALVGSNGAGKTTLVNTISGLLRPASGQVMFLGQRIDNLPSHAIVELGISHVPQGGRIFPDMTVRENLDMGAYPLHAWKQKEETFAQVYQVFPNLKERERQLARTLSGGEHQMLAIGRALMSKPRLCLFDEPSYGLAPLLVAEMFRIIQQLRDQGITILLIEQNVKHTLEIADRAYVLENGHLCLEGDCAELLQSDHVRKAYLGL
- a CDS encoding ABC transporter ATP-binding protein, yielding MPILEGEGITKHFGGLAAVSNVNFHVDQGEIVGLIGPNGAGKTTLFNLISSALVSKKGTIKFKGENITDLRPHQICRMGLARTFQSVKVFTHLSVLDNVLMGALFGAPTGMSAADAAREATELLEFVGLSAMRATPAKDLTLANQKRLEVARALATKPDLLLLDELMAGLNPTEVGQAMEAVTMMRDRGITIFMVEHVMKAIMSICDRIIVLHHGEKIAEGPPQEIATSKRVVEVYLGE
- a CDS encoding branched-chain amino acid ABC transporter permease, which produces MNMSKIDLKKVWIPGLLLIILVLLGTSPLYASIYTVILLTSILMYIVLTVSWVMFSGPTGYISLATAAFFGVGIYTSAILGMKLPLPLVVICGGLVSFCLALLVGALTLRLKGIYFAIFTFGLVELIKHLLLWYEINMTGTRGRFVILVDNNTIYYVMFIILVILMLTAYLIRRSKYGLALQSIGQNEEAAAHIGVNVTLVKVITFAISALFIGAAGSIMATRWTYIDPYISFNPLFSFMPVLMAIFGGLGQPYGPVLGAVIFTYLEEILITRFPYHYMLIFGIILIVAILYLPDGLVGLVQKGRTRLSVKKEISPPVSETETVAQESSSSG
- a CDS encoding amino acid ABC transporter substrate-binding protein is translated as MNTKKNLSRREFLQGAALTGVGLLAAACAPATPAPAEAPAEAPTEAPAPPAKDKIVVGLSRPLSGWNAVIGDSAFRPVYETFVEEVNADGGVYVEEYGKKLPIELIVYDDKSDVGTMTRLTEKLIVEDKVDFLWPASGTAFLFAQAPIANKYGYVLITAEGGATSLKDMLPSLPYVFVTLSFSDWYQIPVLADILSEAGAKTAYVTYIADLHGIEYSGVSGIEFPKKGIEVVGIKSLPPDIKDLSPVIKDAKASEADIFCCFAYPDQNMPATGTSMELGYNPKAWVGGPGINFGFYHTAFGPAVEGVMGFTSFNPKQSEAAKALADKLWAGKPEDVQDPWGHPLYWAGLETWKQAIEKVGTLDQEKIREILATEKFDTVLGETWYENGLLSKDCHTGEIGQWINGLFEVVGPKEHATAELVYPKPEWPTG
- a CDS encoding branched-chain amino acid ABC transporter permease, with translation MIVTILDIVIAGLLLGGLYALIAMGLSLQYGVARVLNISHGEFIMLGGLTTWTLYTAFGLNPLVALAVCGPAAFILGFIIHRTLFKRLLASSTSSSIFESNSMLASFGLMFIIQNIALIIWGPEMRGYSYLAVPVNLGGALFGANRLVTLGFAVAIGLAFYIFLARTRMGKAIRAAAQDPATAGLMGVNINQVLALCFGFGAALAAMAGMLISMCYPVHGVMGMEYTIIAIIVVVLGGLGSIPGSFIGGFILGLVGSIVTYFDPGLALVTYYVIFILLLLVRPTGIMGN